From a region of the Cucumis sativus cultivar 9930 chromosome 6, Cucumber_9930_V3, whole genome shotgun sequence genome:
- the LOC101221139 gene encoding uncharacterized protein LOC101221139: MLELCLMASHGYPSALVLHHQQHPSREIKDCQPLLSICGARPEIAVGSVLRSIHPEQSDQLWKSIIGMPESNQLVEFDPKVRSLRMVDARDNQGNSLIFGSRSDEEFKKYEKFLEFLVSCPSEDNKHALNLPDLMGLQELNTQLSRGPLSTSHILSSCEFDTHEPIMDFVGELIRSSKITILPDGQIFSTETGAKIKDLLSVVAEFYLPKNSLSWSKQSILVPNYDRLNGAVGSHIYDSSLKLHPTTIAPIKSPDIIKVKPSRKNRNSKKVGRERDLYKKNYFHACESMLSYMFNKQRHGRQAIQSLKNSGRELPQLLTQFSAGIAGTGLVVLFSVMSKVAYGRAPMCSSNLLNTGFGLGLVWVSFAVNKLRDTIICISKKANRVGLKEDEMTRRVDKSLNEIFFRAAALMTVAILRIG; encoded by the exons ATGTTAGAGCTCTGTCTTATGGCTTCCCATGGCTACCCTTCGGCTCTTGTTTTACACCACCAGCAACACCCTTCCAGGGAAATCAAG GATTGTCAGCCTTTATTGTCGATATGCGGAGCTAGACCGGAAATTGCTGTTGGGTCAGTATTGCGAAGTATTCATCCTGAACAGAGTGATCAACTATGGAAATCTATCATTGGGATGCCAGAGTccaatcaattagttgagtttGACCCAAAAGTTAGAAGTCTGAGAATGGTTGATGCACGAG ATAATCAGGGTAACTCTTTGATATTTGGTTCGAGATCTGATGAAGAATTCAAAAAGTATGAGAAATTCTTGGAGTTCCTTGTGTCCTGTCCAAGTGAAGATAATAAACATGCACTAAATTTACCAGACTTAATGGGGTTGCAAGAATTAAATACCCAGCTGTCCAGAGGGCCCTTGTCTACTTCTCATATCCTTTCTAGCTGTGAGTTTGATACACATGAGCCAATCATGGACTTTGTTGGTGAATTGATTAGAAGCTCAAAGATTACAATTCTTCCTGATGGACAAATTTTTTCCACCGAGACTGGGGCAAAGATCAAGGATTTACTTTCAGTCGTTGCTGAGTTTTACTTGCCAAAGAACTCTTTAAGTTGGAGCAAGCAGTCAATTCTTGTCCCCAACTATGATAG ATTGAATGGTGCAGTGGGAAGCCATATTTATGATTCTTCCTTGAAGCTTCATCCAACAACCATTGCTCCTATAAAGAG CCCTGATATAATTAAGGTCAAGCCATCAcgaaaaaacagaaacagtAAGAAAGTAGGCCGTGAGAGAGATCTGtacaagaaaaattatttccaCGCATGCGAGAGTATGTTATCCTATATGTTTAACAAGCAGCGGCACGGGAGACAGGCAATACAGTCACTAAAGAATTCTGGGAGAGAGCTTCCTCAGCTTCTTACTCAATTCTCTGCCGGTATTGCTGGGACTGGTCTTGTTGTCCTTTTCTCTGTTATGAGTAAAGTTGCCTATGGGAGAGCGCCAATGTGTTCTTCTAACCTCCTGAACACTGGATTTGGTCTTGGTCTTGTTTGGGTATCTTTTGCTGTGAATAAACTGAGGGATACAATAATTTGCATCAGCAAGAAAGCAAACAGGGTTGGGTTGAAGGAAGATGAGATGACGAGGAGAGTGGACAAGAGCCTCAATGAGATCTTCTTTCGAGCGGCGGCTTTAATGACAGTAGCAATCTTGAGAATTGGTTAG
- the LOC101212223 gene encoding uncharacterized protein LOC101212223, which translates to MLKFLNRKLRRLCSRLRWPRRRTIRPRVLIIKKFGKTTSQTTSHPDKTIDSFVNIASSPSAVHPNSQFHLLTTQRPIRIATFNAASFSMAPAVPEKSNSSAKFRRSLDSNSRTKSVNDRPKSILKQSPLHTNSINNGVARTKPRVSINLPDNEISLLRNRQASEYEMEENLSSSGNDRKGMRIAKSGTPLRWTVSMPSERGTYRCSRTVVEVLRELDADILALQDVKAEEEKQMRPLSDLAEALGMKYVFAESWAPEYGNAVLSRWPIKRWKVEKIFDDTDFRNVLKATIDVEEVGEVNVQCTHLDHLDENWRMKQIKSIIRSNNNEPHILLGGLNSLDPTDYSQQRWMDIVKYYEEIGKPTPEAKVTKFLKSNMQYRDAKEFGGECESVVMIAKGQSVQGTCKYGTRVDYIMASPDANYEFVQGSYSVISSKGTSDHHIVKVDFLKLPHQPPQPRPQPQPQTQTQLHSHSISPWKKRWT; encoded by the exons ATGCTCAAGTTCCTCAACCGCAAACTCCGCCGCCTCTGTTCCCGTCTCCGATGGCCCCGTCGCCGTACTATCAGACCTAGGGTACTCATCATCAAGAAGTTTGGAAAAACCACCTCCCAAACCACCTCTCATCCCGACAAAACCATCGACTCCTTCGTCAATATTGCTTCCTCGCCCTCTGCTGTTCATCCCAATTCTCAATTCCACCTTCTCACTACACAGAGACCCATACGAATTGCAACATTCAATGCCGCCTCCTTCTCCATGGCACCTGCTGTTCCTGAAAAATCCAATTCCTCTGCTAAATTCCGCCGGAGTTTGGATTCAAATTCACGGACAAAATCCGTAAACGATCGTCCCAAAAGCATTTTGAAACAATCTCCATTGCATACCAATTCCATTAATAATGGAGTCGCTAGAACCAAGCCCCGGGTTTCCATCAACCTGCCTGATAACGAAATATCTTTACTTAGAAATCGACAAGCGAGCGAGTACGAAATGGAGGagaatctttcttcttcaggTAATGATAGGAAGGGGATGCGGATAGCTAAGAGTGGAACTCCTTTGAGATGGACTGTAAGCATGCCATCGGAACGGGGGACTTACCGATGCAGTCGGACGGTTGTGGAGGTTCTTAGAGAATTGGATGCCGATATATTGGCGTTGCAAGATGTGAAAGCGGAGGAAGAGAAACAGATGAGACCGCTTTCAGATTTGGCAGAGGCTTTGGGAATGAAGTACGTTTTTGCAGAGAGTTGGGCGCCGGAGTACGGAAACGCCGTCTTGTCGAGGTGGCCGATCAAACGGTGGAAAGTCGAGAAGATCTTTGACGACACCGATTTCAG GAATGTTTTAAAAGCAACCATTGATGTGGAAGAAGTAGGAGAGGTAAATGTTCAGTGTACCCATTTGGATCATCTGGATGAGAATTGGAGGATGAAACAGATAAAGTCCATAATCCGATCAAACAACAATGAACCCCATATCTTATTAGGAGGCCTCAATTCTCTGGATCCCACAGACTATTCTCAACAAAGGTGGATGGACATTGTGAAG TATTACGAAGAGATAGGAAAGCCGACTCCAGAAGCTAAAGTCACCAAGTTTCTAAAAAGCAATATGCAATATAGGGATGCAAAAGAGTTTGGAGGAGAATGCGAATCGGTGGTGATGATCGCCAAAGGACAAA GTGTTCAAGGGACGTGTAAGTACGGGACTCGTGTGGACTACATAATGGCCTCTCCCGATGCAAATTATGAGTTTGTACAAGGATCCTACTCCGTTATTTCTTCCAAAGGAACCTCTGATCATCACATTGTCAAGGTTGATTTCCTCAAACTACCTCATCAGCCTCCACAGCCTCGGCCTCAGCCTCAGCctcaaactcaaactcaacTTCATTCACATTCAATTTCCCCTTGGAAGAAGAGATGGACATGA